Proteins from a genomic interval of Brachybacterium vulturis:
- a CDS encoding queuosine precursor transporter, with the protein MITEQNTPPARQHSGRPAGAVYADRGSSHFDILLAAMVTVVVLSGIGAAKGVSFGTIPGTGFDILTDGGFFLFPLAYVLGDIITELYGARSARRAILTSFAVSILASVSYQVIIALPPFPGEYGQAKQEALELALGPVWIIVLAGLAGFLAGQSLNSFVVTRMKRRMGERGLIARLFTSSGLGELVDTIIFCSIASVAIGITTLEQWAEYTILGFVYKVIVQYAMIPVTSAVIRWLKRTDPTYQERLAAARQSAA; encoded by the coding sequence GTGATCACAGAACAGAACACTCCACCCGCCCGCCAGCACTCTGGACGCCCGGCCGGCGCCGTCTACGCCGACCGGGGCAGCTCTCACTTCGACATCCTCCTCGCCGCCATGGTCACCGTGGTCGTGCTCTCGGGGATCGGCGCCGCCAAGGGCGTCAGCTTCGGGACCATCCCGGGCACCGGCTTCGACATCCTCACCGACGGCGGCTTCTTCCTCTTCCCCCTCGCGTACGTGCTGGGCGACATCATCACCGAGCTCTACGGGGCTCGCAGCGCCCGCCGCGCGATCCTCACCTCCTTCGCCGTGAGCATCCTGGCCTCGGTCAGCTACCAGGTGATCATCGCCCTGCCCCCGTTCCCGGGCGAGTACGGCCAGGCCAAGCAGGAGGCCCTCGAGCTCGCGCTGGGGCCGGTCTGGATCATCGTCCTCGCCGGACTCGCGGGCTTCCTGGCCGGCCAGAGCCTGAACTCCTTCGTGGTGACCCGCATGAAGCGCCGGATGGGGGAGCGGGGCCTGATCGCGCGGCTGTTCACCTCCTCCGGACTCGGCGAGCTGGTGGACACCATCATCTTCTGCTCGATCGCCTCGGTCGCGATCGGCATCACCACCCTCGAGCAGTGGGCCGAATACACGATCCTCGGCTTCGTCTACAAGGTGATCGTCCAGTACGCGATGATCCCGGTGACCTCCGCCGTGATCCGCTGGCTGAAGCGCACCGACCCCACCTACCAGGAGCGGCTCGCGGCAGCCCGGCAGTCCGCCGCCTGA
- a CDS encoding multidrug effflux MFS transporter encodes MASAADDTPREDSRQEPTASTGSLPTITGAIPTITGAIPVLEDPADHEFAHLPEEQELSRTRGKVTAMVILVLTTLSAIGPLATDMYIPAFPEVAGELSTSASRMQLTITAFFLGTASGQVVAGPLSDRMGRRAPLLIGIVLCLLASIGCALAPSVEILLVLRVLQGIGGGFGMVLGRAVLIDMTDGPELFRIMNIMQGVGGVAPIVAPLLGGIILVFGQWREIFLVIAAMSLISLLGVLLLIPESLPVSRRHSGGFRTFLRNVRSLLRRRIFVAYMLVNAFSAFALMAYVSASSFVVQEMLGFTSTEYSVSFAINSLGMMTMSLLSARLTRTIHPRKLIRVGLIVVSLASFALLIGSLFLDTPAWIVLPAFFFTVAPQGMIFGNGGALASSQAREFAGTGSAMLGLGFSFSASLAAPLVGIAGTHSSLPMAIAMVVGCLISATFFVLAGRGSSTANPHAGAA; translated from the coding sequence GTGGCCTCCGCCGCCGACGACACCCCGCGCGAGGACTCTCGCCAGGAGCCGACCGCCTCCACCGGCTCCCTCCCCACCATCACCGGCGCGATCCCCACCATCACCGGCGCGATCCCCGTGCTCGAGGACCCGGCGGATCACGAGTTCGCCCACCTGCCCGAGGAGCAGGAGCTCAGCCGCACCCGCGGCAAGGTGACCGCGATGGTGATCCTCGTGCTCACCACCCTCAGCGCGATCGGCCCGCTGGCCACCGACATGTACATCCCGGCCTTCCCCGAGGTCGCGGGCGAGCTGTCGACCAGCGCCTCGCGGATGCAGCTGACCATCACCGCGTTCTTCCTCGGCACCGCGAGCGGTCAGGTGGTCGCCGGCCCGCTCTCGGACCGGATGGGGCGCCGCGCACCGCTGCTGATCGGTATCGTCCTGTGCCTGCTGGCCTCGATCGGCTGCGCCCTCGCGCCGAGCGTGGAGATCCTGCTGGTGCTGCGCGTGCTGCAGGGGATCGGCGGCGGCTTCGGGATGGTGCTGGGCCGAGCGGTGCTGATCGACATGACCGACGGCCCGGAGCTGTTCCGGATCATGAACATCATGCAGGGCGTGGGCGGCGTCGCCCCGATCGTCGCCCCGCTGCTGGGCGGCATCATCCTGGTGTTCGGCCAGTGGCGCGAGATCTTCCTGGTGATCGCCGCGATGTCGCTGATCTCGCTGCTCGGGGTGCTCCTGCTGATCCCGGAGTCGCTGCCGGTCTCCCGTCGGCACTCCGGCGGCTTCCGCACCTTCCTGCGGAACGTGCGCTCGCTGCTGCGCCGACGCATCTTCGTCGCGTACATGCTGGTCAATGCCTTCTCGGCGTTCGCGCTGATGGCGTACGTCTCGGCCTCCTCCTTCGTGGTCCAGGAGATGCTCGGCTTCACCTCGACGGAGTATTCGGTGAGCTTCGCGATCAACTCGCTGGGGATGATGACGATGTCGCTGCTCTCGGCGCGGCTGACCCGCACCATCCATCCGCGCAAGCTCATCCGGGTGGGGCTGATCGTGGTGTCGCTGGCGAGCTTCGCGCTGCTGATCGGGAGCCTGTTCCTGGACACCCCGGCGTGGATCGTGCTGCCGGCGTTCTTCTTCACCGTCGCACCCCAGGGCATGATCTTCGGCAACGGCGGGGCGCTCGCCTCGAGCCAGGCGAGGGAGTTCGCGGGCACCGGCTCAGCGATGCTGGGGCTGGGCTTCTCGTTCTCGGCCTCGCTCGCCGCGCCGCTGGTGGGCATCGCTGGCACCCACTCCTCGCTGCCGATGGCGATCGCGATGGTCGTGGGCTGCCTGATCTCGGCGACCTTCTTCGTGCTGGCCGGCCGGGGGAGCAGCACCGCGAACCCGCATGCCGGAGCAGCATGA
- a CDS encoding putative immunity protein, producing the protein MILPEVRDPRMVTIRRGGSLRDEHHQLLALWAADCAEHVLELFETERCDDARPQQAISAARAWAAGEMPMMRARALGGHAMGAARPLRGAARFAACSAGQAACVGHVAEHDLGAAAYALKAVRSAHGDPALRTEREWQRGQLPEQIRDLVLEDQVSRDTICWNVFSL; encoded by the coding sequence ATGATCCTGCCCGAGGTGCGCGATCCGCGGATGGTGACGATCCGCCGCGGCGGGAGCCTGCGCGACGAGCATCATCAGCTGCTGGCACTCTGGGCGGCCGACTGCGCCGAGCACGTGCTGGAGCTGTTCGAGACCGAGCGGTGCGACGATGCACGGCCGCAGCAGGCGATCTCCGCGGCGCGTGCCTGGGCCGCCGGCGAGATGCCGATGATGCGGGCCCGGGCGCTCGGAGGGCACGCGATGGGTGCCGCCCGGCCTCTGCGCGGGGCGGCCCGGTTCGCCGCCTGTTCGGCGGGCCAGGCGGCCTGCGTGGGCCATGTCGCCGAACACGATCTGGGGGCGGCCGCGTACGCGCTGAAGGCCGTGCGCAGTGCTCACGGTGATCCCGCGCTGAGGACGGAGCGGGAGTGGCAGCGCGGGCAGCTGCCGGAGCAGATCCGTGACCTGGTGCTCGAGGACCAGGTCAGTCGCGACACGATCTGCTGGAACGTGTTCTCGCTGTGA
- a CDS encoding GNAT family N-acetyltransferase, with protein MTDTPAPPSFRIEALDSDTWPAFEALVQRHNGIFGGCWCLYFHPDCEEQGQSFEGNRLLKKAHVEQGTAHAALVMDGEEAIAWAEYGTPEELPTIHHRKQYDATSTTAPDYRITCVFVDKRHRRQGVTELAITGALEHIAAAGGGTVESYPHDLTHQTKKMSSSFLYNGTRRLYERLGFTYDRPKGLKNCVMITTVESV; from the coding sequence ATGACTGACACGCCCGCGCCGCCGTCATTTCGCATCGAGGCGCTCGATAGCGACACCTGGCCCGCCTTCGAGGCCCTGGTGCAGCGGCACAACGGCATCTTCGGCGGCTGCTGGTGCCTGTACTTCCATCCCGACTGCGAAGAGCAGGGCCAGAGCTTCGAGGGCAACCGCCTCCTGAAGAAGGCCCACGTCGAGCAGGGCACGGCGCACGCGGCGCTGGTCATGGACGGCGAGGAGGCCATCGCCTGGGCCGAGTACGGCACCCCGGAGGAGCTGCCGACCATCCATCACCGCAAGCAGTACGACGCCACCAGCACGACGGCGCCGGACTATCGGATCACCTGTGTCTTCGTCGACAAGCGCCACCGGCGCCAGGGAGTCACCGAGCTGGCGATCACCGGCGCGCTGGAGCACATCGCGGCAGCCGGCGGCGGGACGGTCGAGAGCTATCCGCACGACCTGACGCATCAGACGAAGAAGATGTCCTCGTCCTTCCTCTACAACGGCACCCGCCGGTTGTACGAGCGGCTCGGCTTCACCTACGACCGCCCCAAGGGTCTGAAGAACTGCGTCATGATCACGACGGTGGAGTCCGTGTGA
- a CDS encoding 4a-hydroxytetrahydrobiopterin dehydratase → MEMLGGTQIAAARLTQWCQLAQGLHARYQIDDFAAGGRFLVDIGEAGAELGHQPIVSMDARHVDLKLVSDDAIFRDGETEHVAQWVTQKDLDLAARITEIAARHELSADVAAVSHVELGLDNSQSATIAPVWAALLTGDPDAQGRGTPSDEVRDATGRVPNLWFGDVPQADGQRFHLEVYVTPEVATERIAAAVAAGGTVVDDSQAPSLVVLADQDGNRGVVCAPAPMASTDD, encoded by the coding sequence ATGGAGATGCTCGGAGGAACTCAGATCGCCGCAGCCCGGCTGACGCAATGGTGCCAGCTCGCCCAGGGCCTGCACGCCCGCTACCAGATCGATGACTTCGCCGCAGGTGGGCGCTTCCTCGTCGACATCGGCGAGGCGGGAGCCGAACTCGGTCACCAGCCGATCGTGTCGATGGATGCGCGGCACGTGGACCTGAAACTGGTCAGCGACGACGCGATCTTTCGGGACGGGGAGACCGAACACGTCGCCCAGTGGGTCACGCAGAAGGATCTGGACCTGGCGGCCAGGATCACCGAGATCGCCGCCCGTCACGAACTGTCTGCCGACGTCGCCGCGGTCAGCCACGTCGAGCTGGGCCTGGACAACTCGCAGTCCGCGACCATCGCACCGGTGTGGGCGGCGCTGCTGACGGGGGATCCTGACGCCCAGGGACGTGGCACGCCGAGCGACGAGGTGCGGGACGCGACGGGACGGGTCCCGAATCTCTGGTTCGGCGACGTCCCGCAGGCCGACGGCCAGCGGTTCCATCTCGAGGTGTACGTGACCCCGGAGGTGGCGACCGAGCGGATCGCCGCCGCGGTGGCCGCCGGCGGGACCGTCGTCGATGACAGCCAGGCACCGTCGCTCGTGGTGCTCGCCGACCAGGATGGCAACAGGGGAGTCGTCTGCGCCCCGGCACCGATGGCGAGCACCGATGACTGA
- a CDS encoding maltokinase N-terminal cap-like domain-containing protein: MAIIYQAELRPSKPEILRDFLSGRSWGESGEIELLGAYRFDDPDGEVGVECHLVRVGETTYHLPLAYRPAPVAGAEEHLLTTMQHSVLGERYVYDGLGDELVLDCFRRAICGEQDQAELRIVTDEGEPIETRDQTVTLSLEVDEGETLPTGDELLDGAPFTIARTLGDLDGTVRLRATWSDGEGVVAAF, encoded by the coding sequence ATGGCGATCATCTACCAGGCCGAGCTCCGGCCGTCCAAGCCCGAGATCCTGCGCGACTTCCTGTCCGGCCGCTCCTGGGGCGAGAGCGGCGAGATCGAGCTGCTCGGCGCGTACCGCTTCGACGATCCCGACGGCGAGGTCGGGGTGGAGTGCCACCTGGTGCGGGTGGGGGAGACCACCTACCACCTGCCGCTCGCCTACCGCCCCGCACCGGTCGCGGGCGCCGAGGAGCACCTGCTGACCACGATGCAGCACTCGGTGCTGGGGGAGCGCTACGTCTACGACGGTCTCGGCGACGAGCTGGTGCTGGACTGCTTCCGCCGGGCGATCTGCGGAGAGCAGGATCAAGCCGAGCTGCGGATCGTCACCGATGAGGGCGAACCGATCGAGACCCGGGACCAGACGGTCACCCTGAGCCTCGAGGTCGACGAGGGCGAGACGCTGCCCACCGGGGACGAGCTGCTGGACGGCGCGCCGTTCACCATCGCGCGCACCCTCGGCGATCTCGACGGCACCGTCCGGCTGCGGGCCACCTGGTCCGACGGCGAGGGCGTCGTCGCCGCATTCTGA
- a CDS encoding HAD-IA family hydrolase: protein MQALIWDLGGTLADTYPDVDRALASAIDPRPGSELLGEVARLTRVSSSHAISTLAGRHHVSEHRLRTAYEATKQHWQEHPPPVTEGARALLAAVRERGGMNLVSTHRDRESAQALIAALDLPIDDLVCAPDGYPRKPDPAMVLALLERHELPPEGCLAVGDRPADVAAAAAADVRGVLLETPGVPLEAGGAARVGALREVLDLLDG from the coding sequence ATGCAGGCACTGATCTGGGACCTCGGCGGCACCTTGGCGGACACCTATCCGGATGTGGACCGGGCCCTGGCCTCCGCCATCGACCCCCGTCCCGGCAGCGAGCTGCTGGGCGAGGTGGCGCGGCTGACCCGCGTCTCCAGCTCCCACGCGATCAGCACGCTGGCCGGGCGGCACCACGTCTCCGAGCACCGCCTGCGCACCGCCTACGAGGCCACGAAGCAGCACTGGCAGGAGCATCCACCGCCGGTGACGGAGGGTGCCCGCGCACTGCTGGCCGCGGTGCGGGAGCGCGGCGGGATGAACCTGGTGTCCACCCACCGTGACCGCGAGAGCGCCCAGGCGCTGATCGCGGCGCTGGACCTCCCGATCGATGACCTGGTCTGCGCGCCCGACGGGTACCCCCGCAAGCCGGACCCGGCCATGGTGCTCGCCCTGTTGGAGCGCCACGAGCTGCCACCCGAGGGCTGTCTCGCCGTCGGCGACCGCCCCGCTGACGTCGCTGCCGCTGCGGCGGCCGACGTGCGCGGCGTGCTGCTGGAGACGCCGGGGGTCCCGCTCGAGGCCGGCGGGGCCGCCCGGGTCGGTGCGCTCCGTGAGGTTCTCGACCTGCTGGACGGCTGA
- a CDS encoding TSUP family transporter, with product MPPIDQLLELSVLTILLLIGAAFLAGWVDAVVGGGGLIQLPALLTALPEDASTGAVLGTNKLAAAAGTAVSSWTYVRRIVPVAATVVPLLVCALLGSAVGAGLAGFIPKPWLSPIVLLALLAVGAYTLLRPSMGLEHAPRHSGRAHLLRSGGIGGVIGVYDGILGPGTGSFFIIAMVALLGYGFLEASVHAKLANLTTNVGALLVFGTQGEVWWILGAVMALANVLGGYLGARLALRLGSGFVRGVFLVVTGVLALRLTIDTVTLLT from the coding sequence GTGCCCCCGATCGATCAGCTCCTGGAGCTCTCCGTGCTGACCATCCTGCTCCTGATCGGGGCCGCCTTCCTCGCCGGCTGGGTGGATGCGGTGGTGGGCGGCGGGGGCCTGATCCAGCTGCCAGCCCTGCTGACCGCCCTGCCGGAGGATGCCTCCACCGGTGCGGTGCTGGGCACGAACAAGCTCGCCGCCGCCGCGGGGACAGCGGTGTCCTCCTGGACGTACGTCCGCCGGATCGTGCCGGTCGCCGCCACGGTGGTGCCGCTGTTGGTCTGCGCGCTGCTCGGCAGCGCGGTCGGGGCGGGACTGGCGGGCTTCATCCCCAAGCCGTGGCTCTCCCCCATCGTGCTGCTCGCCCTGCTGGCCGTCGGCGCGTACACGCTGCTGCGCCCCTCGATGGGACTGGAGCACGCGCCCCGCCACAGCGGCCGTGCGCATCTGCTGCGCTCCGGCGGGATCGGCGGCGTCATCGGCGTGTACGACGGCATCCTCGGCCCCGGCACCGGCAGCTTCTTCATCATCGCGATGGTCGCCCTGCTGGGGTACGGCTTCCTCGAGGCGAGCGTGCATGCGAAGCTCGCGAACCTCACCACCAACGTCGGTGCGCTGCTGGTCTTCGGGACGCAGGGCGAGGTGTGGTGGATCCTGGGAGCGGTGATGGCCCTCGCGAACGTGCTCGGCGGCTATCTGGGGGCGCGCCTCGCACTGAGACTCGGCTCGGGATTCGTCCGCGGGGTGTTCCTGGTGGTGACCGGGGTGCTCGCGCTGCGCCTGACGATCGACACGGTGACGCTGCTCACCTGA
- a CDS encoding PAC2 family protein yields MMDPTTLFSYERHVDSRSLHGRTLLVTLGAYSDAGDAQQLIDDQLLNSLSSRVIGRLDMDQVYDYAGRRPEVTLQLDHFADYEKPEILLHEVSAADGETFFLLTGPEPSFQWERVASALQIVVEQLGIERTLLLQGFPAPVPHTRELPVTRFAGDPDSISVRRTMPGSFRLRAPFTALLTMRLAERGHEVVGLTVHVPQYLHEMTYPDAALALLGAITEEHGPQLPIESLESQAGPVREAVAAQIDAQPALQEMVSGLEARFDRMITSGAGAEVPTAEAIGAEVEQYLASFEQEDRDKGTGGPDAEPPEPGAPDGDCDDGPGPDGRAPTSD; encoded by the coding sequence ATGATGGATCCGACGACCCTGTTCAGCTACGAGCGCCACGTCGACTCGCGCTCCCTGCACGGGCGGACCCTGCTCGTCACCCTCGGCGCGTACAGCGACGCGGGCGATGCCCAGCAGCTGATCGACGACCAGCTGCTGAACTCGCTGTCCAGCCGTGTCATCGGCCGTCTGGACATGGACCAGGTCTACGACTACGCCGGGCGTCGCCCGGAGGTGACCCTCCAGCTGGACCATTTCGCCGACTATGAGAAGCCGGAGATCCTGCTGCACGAGGTCTCCGCGGCCGACGGTGAGACGTTCTTCCTGCTCACCGGGCCGGAGCCGTCGTTCCAGTGGGAGCGGGTGGCCAGCGCTCTGCAGATCGTGGTCGAACAGCTCGGCATCGAGCGGACCCTGCTGCTGCAGGGATTCCCGGCACCGGTCCCCCACACGCGCGAGCTGCCGGTGACGCGGTTCGCCGGGGATCCCGACTCGATCAGCGTGCGCCGCACGATGCCGGGCTCGTTCCGGCTGCGCGCCCCGTTCACCGCGCTGCTGACGATGCGGCTGGCCGAGAGGGGTCACGAGGTGGTGGGGCTGACGGTGCACGTCCCCCAGTACCTGCACGAGATGACCTATCCCGACGCCGCGCTCGCGCTGCTCGGCGCGATCACCGAGGAGCATGGACCGCAGCTGCCGATCGAGTCGCTGGAGTCCCAGGCCGGACCGGTGCGCGAGGCGGTCGCCGCCCAGATCGATGCGCAGCCGGCGCTGCAGGAGATGGTCAGCGGCCTCGAGGCCCGCTTCGACCGGATGATCACCTCGGGCGCGGGCGCGGAGGTCCCCACCGCCGAGGCGATCGGGGCCGAGGTCGAGCAGTACCTCGCGAGCTTCGAGCAGGAGGACCGGGACAAGGGCACCGGCGGCCCGGACGCCGAGCCTCCTGAGCCCGGCGCTCCGGACGGCGACTGCGACGACGGTCCGGGCCCCGACGGTCGCGCCCCGACCAGCGACTGA
- a CDS encoding transglutaminase-like domain-containing protein, with protein MERHAHAWMRAEVAAGTDVALLVAASSAPLIEESLSVRADGVEHPVSEARDRFGSRLHLVQGLPEGTVEITYEARGAGPAAVPTVQEADGVLHLRPSRYCEVDEFEKIAAEVISGREGTDALDAVVDWVHDHLDYVPGSSSITDSARSTYVSRQGVCRDYAHLTATLLRAGGFPARCSSVYAPGLSPMDFHLVVEALIEGEWLAVDATHLAPRASMMRIATGQDAADTAFMTTLAGNVTLTGIQVTAVVDPALPPEVHRERIALR; from the coding sequence GTGGAACGACATGCGCACGCGTGGATGAGGGCCGAAGTGGCCGCCGGGACCGACGTCGCCCTGCTGGTGGCGGCCTCCTCGGCACCGCTGATCGAGGAATCGTTGTCAGTGAGGGCGGACGGGGTCGAGCATCCGGTCTCGGAGGCCCGGGACCGCTTCGGCAGTCGTCTGCACCTGGTGCAGGGCCTGCCCGAGGGGACCGTCGAGATCACCTACGAGGCCCGCGGCGCGGGCCCCGCGGCGGTGCCCACGGTCCAGGAGGCGGATGGGGTGCTGCATCTGCGCCCCTCGCGCTACTGCGAGGTCGACGAGTTCGAGAAGATCGCCGCCGAGGTGATCTCCGGGCGCGAGGGGACCGACGCGCTCGATGCCGTGGTCGACTGGGTGCACGATCATCTGGACTACGTGCCGGGATCGAGCTCGATCACCGATTCCGCGCGGTCCACCTATGTCTCGCGCCAGGGGGTGTGCCGGGACTACGCCCATCTCACCGCGACGCTCCTGCGCGCCGGGGGATTCCCGGCGCGCTGCTCCTCGGTGTACGCCCCGGGCCTGAGCCCGATGGACTTCCACCTGGTGGTCGAGGCGCTGATCGAGGGGGAGTGGCTGGCGGTCGATGCGACCCATCTGGCGCCGCGCGCCTCGATGATGCGGATCGCGACCGGTCAGGACGCGGCCGACACCGCCTTCATGACCACCCTTGCCGGCAACGTCACCCTCACCGGCATCCAGGTCACCGCCGTGGTGGATCCGGCTCTGCCGCCCGAGGTGCACCGCGAGCGGATCGCACTGCGCTGA
- a CDS encoding TIGR03085 family metal-binding protein — protein sequence MHTDALQHDEREAFARTFLILGPAAPTILPGWDAAELLEHLLGRERAPHLVVGARLPGPLGRRAAAARAAERQQPWERRVGAFRDGPGRLSPVGRIDALSGQGELLIHHEDLRRAQPGWTPRRLPAETAADAWRAVGLMAPLAMSVRAEVTLVSPLGGRRLRSRRAVGSLRVHGDPLELLLWVSGRDEVAGVRIHGDQAALQALQEGRRGL from the coding sequence ATGCACACCGATGCCCTCCAGCATGACGAGCGCGAGGCCTTCGCCCGGACGTTCCTCATCCTCGGCCCCGCGGCGCCGACCATCCTGCCGGGCTGGGACGCGGCGGAGCTGCTCGAGCATCTGCTGGGGCGTGAACGCGCCCCGCACCTGGTGGTCGGGGCGAGACTGCCCGGCCCGCTCGGACGGCGCGCCGCGGCCGCCCGCGCCGCCGAGCGGCAGCAGCCCTGGGAACGCCGGGTGGGAGCCTTCCGCGACGGTCCGGGACGCCTCTCCCCCGTCGGCCGGATCGACGCGCTGAGCGGCCAGGGCGAGCTGCTGATCCATCACGAGGACCTCCGCCGTGCGCAGCCCGGCTGGACGCCGCGCCGGCTCCCCGCCGAGACGGCGGCGGATGCCTGGCGGGCCGTCGGCCTGATGGCGCCGCTGGCGATGTCGGTCCGCGCAGAGGTCACACTGGTCTCGCCGCTGGGCGGCCGGCGGCTGCGCTCCCGCCGTGCGGTGGGGAGCCTGCGCGTCCACGGGGACCCGCTCGAGCTGCTGCTGTGGGTGAGCGGCCGCGATGAGGTCGCCGGGGTCAGGATCCACGGTGACCAGGCCGCGCTGCAGGCGCTGCAGGAGGGCCGACGAGGACTGTGA
- a CDS encoding methyltransferase, with protein sequence MSQITHDLVLEVLDGCGASALQEARELGAVRQIGPTELALRTEDLDAVRSLRRVVAASTSLTVRARRPRELLETSVQQRLAELLEEIRRQRPRQTFHALRLEAAGAGTPDMRRLASSLAELAELPVDGEGDLVVRVRKGATPVTWQVLLRTTPRPLATRAWRTVNYPGAVNATIAATVLDLLDVGAEDSLLDMTCGSGTFLVEQLHVAAPARAVGVDLDPAAIDAARAHQRAARRKGRIDWIQGDVRTAVLEPGFSRLVTNPPWGTLHGEHETNEELLAELLARATELAAPVARLGVLTHEITRMQRVLETAPAGWRPVREHRFFQKGHHPRLFLLERG encoded by the coding sequence ATGTCGCAGATCACGCACGATCTGGTGCTCGAGGTGCTCGACGGCTGCGGGGCGAGCGCGCTGCAGGAGGCGCGGGAGCTCGGTGCGGTCCGTCAGATCGGGCCCACTGAGCTGGCCCTGCGCACCGAGGACCTCGACGCGGTGCGCTCGCTGCGCCGCGTGGTCGCGGCCTCGACGAGCCTCACCGTTCGTGCCCGGCGGCCCCGGGAGCTGCTCGAGACCTCTGTCCAGCAGCGCCTCGCGGAGCTGCTCGAGGAGATCCGTCGCCAGCGTCCCCGCCAGACGTTCCATGCTCTGCGGCTCGAGGCCGCCGGCGCCGGCACCCCGGACATGCGCCGGCTCGCGAGCTCGCTGGCCGAGCTGGCGGAGCTGCCGGTGGACGGGGAGGGTGACCTGGTGGTGCGGGTGCGCAAGGGGGCGACCCCCGTGACCTGGCAGGTGCTGCTGCGCACCACTCCGCGGCCGCTGGCGACCCGCGCCTGGCGCACCGTGAACTACCCCGGAGCGGTCAACGCGACCATCGCCGCCACCGTGCTGGATCTCCTGGACGTGGGTGCGGAGGATTCGCTGCTGGACATGACCTGCGGCTCCGGCACCTTCCTGGTGGAGCAGCTGCACGTCGCGGCCCCGGCCCGTGCGGTGGGGGTGGACCTGGACCCGGCCGCGATCGACGCCGCCCGGGCCCATCAGCGGGCGGCACGTCGCAAGGGTCGTATCGACTGGATCCAGGGGGACGTGCGCACGGCGGTGCTCGAGCCCGGCTTCAGCCGGTTGGTGACGAATCCGCCCTGGGGCACCCTGCACGGCGAGCACGAGACCAACGAGGAGCTGCTGGCCGAGCTGCTCGCCCGGGCCACCGAGCTGGCCGCACCGGTGGCTCGACTCGGCGTGCTCACCCACGAGATCACCCGCATGCAGCGGGTCCTGGAGACCGCTCCGGCCGGTTGGCGACCGGTCCGCGAGCACCGCTTCTTCCAGAAGGGGCATCATCCGCGGCTGTTCCTGCTCGAGCGCGGCTGA
- a CDS encoding ParA family protein: MFIVSVCSLKGGVGKTSVTLGLASAALHQGVNTLVIDFDPQGDSTLGLLGEPASSLDIAEVISSPRTETIDRAIIPTPWAADAASHLDIIPGSSRSAIMDSPTQSPKDVRRLHQSLEKRTHQYDLVLIDCPPSLNGLTQMALAASDRALVVAEPGFFAVTAADRALKLAAEMHEDGIAPRLQPLGLAVNRYRPRSVEHQYRLAELRELFGDAVLEPIIEERVGLQQAQGGAVPLHKYEGASGKRLTEDFDALLRTVMDSRQNS; this comes from the coding sequence GTGTTCATCGTGAGTGTGTGTTCCCTCAAGGGCGGCGTCGGCAAGACGTCCGTGACCCTCGGCCTGGCGTCCGCGGCCCTCCACCAGGGGGTGAACACGCTCGTGATCGATTTCGATCCCCAGGGCGACTCCACCCTCGGACTGCTCGGCGAACCGGCCAGCAGCCTGGACATCGCGGAGGTGATCAGCTCCCCCCGCACCGAGACGATCGACCGGGCCATCATCCCGACCCCGTGGGCCGCCGATGCCGCCTCGCACCTGGACATCATCCCGGGATCGAGCCGCTCCGCGATCATGGACTCCCCCACCCAGAGTCCGAAGGATGTGCGGCGCCTCCACCAGTCGCTGGAGAAGCGCACCCACCAGTACGACCTGGTGCTCATCGACTGCCCGCCCTCGCTCAACGGCCTCACCCAGATGGCACTCGCCGCCTCGGACCGTGCACTGGTCGTCGCCGAGCCGGGATTCTTCGCCGTCACAGCGGCGGATCGTGCGCTGAAGCTCGCCGCCGAGATGCATGAGGACGGCATCGCACCGCGCCTGCAGCCCCTGGGCCTGGCGGTGAACCGCTACCGACCGCGATCGGTCGAGCACCAGTACCGCCTGGCGGAGCTGCGAGAGCTGTTCGGTGACGCGGTGCTCGAGCCCATCATCGAGGAGCGGGTGGGACTGCAGCAGGCGCAGGGCGGCGCCGTGCCGCTGCACAAGTACGAGGGAGCCTCCGGCAAGCGGCTCACCGAGGACTTCGATGCCCTGCTGCGCACCGTCATGGACTCCCGCCAGAACTCCTGA